The Cheilinus undulatus linkage group 2, ASM1832078v1, whole genome shotgun sequence genome has a window encoding:
- the LOC121516796 gene encoding extracellular calcium-sensing receptor-like: MGEGDCECRLQGSAKPPELAQNGDLVIGGIFSFRTGQDYVVDTFETIPGVRKCKNFNFREFKFAQTVIFAISEINKNPDMLPGVKLGYKIYGECGSMDILRAALALVSGVKEEISDDNCTKTDTVQAILGHSGSRPTIAFAPVVGKFHIPVISHFATCACLSNRKEYPTFYRTIPSDFYQSRALAKLVRHFGWTWIGAIAVNNEYGLNGIAAFIQAAQELGVCIEYSEAFSSSGPPERLQEIVEIIKHATSKVVMAFMSHREIKLLAKELFKQNITGLQWVGSDAWVTDHSLTDSEGHRILVGSLGFTVSKADIPGLEEHLRQLHPLQFPDSQFVRDFWEDVFNCALNETENTQKKPCTGSESLQNVDLQFTDVSELRFTNNVYKSVYAVAHALDNLIKCEEGKGPFANGSCADSKNIQPWQVLQYLDLVNFTTKEGERVYFDSNGDSPARYELVNLQVTHKGTMEGVTVGVYDASLPESNQFITNNIPVVWGNGLIKVPVSICSESCLPGTHKVLQKGKPVCCYECIPCPAGEISNITDSIICMKCPPTYWSNNQRDTCIPKVIEFLAYNEILGTLLALFSLLGVFLTMITTLVFYCHKETPLVRANNSEMSFMLLFSLTLCFLCSLTFIGRPSEWSCMLRHTAFGITFVLCISCVLGKTIVVLMAFRATLPGSNVMKWFGPAQQRISVLAFTLIQVLICILWLTINPPFPLKNMKHYKEKIILECDLGSAVGFWAVLGYIGLLALLCFILAFLARKLPNNFNEAKFITFSMLIFCAVWITFIPAYVSSPGKFTVAVEIFAILASSYGLLLCIFMPKCFIILFRPEQNTRKHIMGKTSNNDIQY, translated from the exons ATGGGAGAAGGAGACTGTGAGTGTCGACTGCAAGGCTCTGCAAAACCACCTGAACTAGCCCAAAATGGTGACCTAGTTATTGGAGGCATTTTTTCATTTCGCACCGGGCAGGATTATGTAGTTGATACATTTGAGACAATTCCAGGTGTAAGGAAATGCAAGAA CTTTAACTTCAGAGAATTTAAGTTTGCTCAGACTGTGATATTTGCTATAAGTGAGATCAACAAAAACCCTGACATGCTCCCAGGAGTTAAACTGGGCTACAAGATCTACGGTGAGTGTGGATCGATGGACATACTGAGAGCTGCACTGGCACTGGTGAGTGGAGTCAAGGAGGAAATCAGTGATGACAACTGCACTAAAACTGACACAGTGCAGGCTATCTTAGGACATTCAGGATCAAGACCAACAATTGCATTTGCACCAGTTGTTGGAAAGTTTCATATACCTGTG atcagccattttgccacctgtgcCTGTCTTAGCAACAGGAAAGAATATCCAACTTTTTACAGAACAATTCCCAGTGATTTCTACCAGAGCAGAGCTCTGGCAAAGCTGGTCAGACACTTTGGTTGGACCTGGATTGGGGCTATAGCTGTGAATAACGAATATGGCCTAAATGGTATAGCTGCATTCATCCAAGCTGCACAAGAACTAGGAGTGTGCATTGAATATTCTGAGGCATTTTCATCGTCAGGCCCACCTGAGAGACTGCAGGAGATAGTAGAGATAATAAAGCATGCTACATCCAAAGTAGTCATGGCATTCATGTCTCACAGAGAAATTAAGCTGCTTGCCAAAGAGCTGTTCAAACAGAACATAACAGGGCTGCAGTGGGTTGGGAGTGATGCCTGGGTCACGGATCACTCTCTCACAGACAGCGAGGGACACAGAATCCTGGTTGGTTCACTAGGATTCACTGTCAGCAAAGCTGACATCCCCGGGCTCGAGGAGCACCTGAGGCAGCTCCACCCCTTGCAGTTTCCCGACAGTCAGTTTGTCAGGGATTTCTGGGAAGATGTGTTCAACTGCGCTCTGaatgaaacagaaaacacacagaaaaagcCGTGCACTGGGTCGGAAAGCCTGCAAAATGTTGACTTGCAGTTCACCGATGTGTCCGAGCTGAGATTCACTAACAATGTGTACAAGTCTGTTTATGCAGTCGCTCACGCTCTTGACAACCTGATCAAATGTGAAGAGGGTAAAGGGCCTTTTGCAAACGGCAGCTGTGCTGACAGTAAAAACATTCAACCATGGCAG GTCTTGCAATACCTTGATTTAGTGAATTTCACCACTAAAGAAGGGGAAAGAGTTTATTTCGACAGCAACGGGGACTCGCCTGCCAGATATGAACTGGTTAATCTGCAAGTGACCCACAAAGGGACCATGGAAGGGGTAACAGTGGGCGTTTATGATGCTTCTCTCCCAGAGAGCAATCAGTTTATTACCAATAACATCCCAGTTGTGTGGGGAAATGGTCTGATTAAG GTTCCCGTGTCAATCTGCAGTGAGAGCTGTCTCCCAGGAACTCATAAGGTCCTCCAAAAAGGAAAGCCAGTATGTTGTTATGAATGCATACCGTGTCCAGCAGGCGAGATCAGTAACATAACAG ACTCAATCATCTGTATGAAATGTCCTCCGACATACTGGTCCAACAACCAGAGAGACACCTGCATCCCTAAAGTCATCGAGTTCTTGGCTTACAATGAAATCCTTGGAACATTATTGGCTTTATTTTCCTTGCTTGGAGTTTTCTTAACTATGATAACAACACTAGTCTTCTACTGCCACAAAGAAACACCGCTAGTCCGGGCCAACAACTCTGAGATGAGCTTCATGCTTCTCTTCTCCTTGACTTTATGCTTCCTGTGCTCTCTCACATTCATCGGCCGGCCCTCTGAGTGGTCCTGCATGCTGAGACACACAGCATTCGGCATCACCTTCGTCCTCTGTATATCATGTGTGCTGGGGAAAACTATAGTTGTACTAATGGCCTTCAGGGCGACTCTCCCAGGTAGTAATGTAATGAAATGGTTCGGGCCTGCACAGCAAAGAATCAGCGTCCTGGCTTTCACTCTCATACAAGTTTTAATCTGTATACTCTGGCTGACAATCAACCCTCCCTTTCCactaaaaaacatgaaacactaCAAAGAGAAGATAATATTAGAGTGTGATCTTGGCTCAGCTGTGGGGTTCTGGGCCGTGTTAGGATACATCGGCCTTCTTGCTctcttgtgttttattctggCCTTTCTGGCTCGAAAGCTGCCCAATAATTTCAATGAAGCGAAATTCATCACCTTCAGCATGCTGATATTCTGTGCAGTCTGGATCACATTTATTCCAGCGTATGTCAGCTCTCCAGGAAAGTTTACTGTGGCTGTGGAGATATTTGCTATCTTAGCCTCCAGTTATGGGCTACTTCTCTGCATTTTTATGCCaaaatgtttcattattttgttcAGACCTGAGCAGAACACTAGAAAACATATAATGGGCAAAACGTCCAATAATGATATACAATATTAA